The proteins below come from a single Comamonas antarctica genomic window:
- the sctE gene encoding type III secretion system translocon subunit SctE, whose product MNQIASVGSPFTPGAASLSPLPGTAEPLAAGVHALDSAELLGNQAKAGQGGAAAAAAAASAALISNANGAPSIGNIAINFSAEDLSAALLVLQGETQDAQLRTAKEGLGVTRLKMEENHKKSQEKIDTWIKKGESAAAKGKLGGIFSWIGKLASFLATAIATVALAVATPFTAGATAPLLALAIVGLVGSTMSLASSISQAAGGPPLEISTLMTKACSVFLKAVGVPEEKLEAASRVMAGALGFMTGAMLADPQLLGGMVSSVAQLTITDQNKAAIVGLVLSTLACVALSVVTSLATGGAGAGKSIADITKSIPQLAQVAQHVAGATSSLSSMAAAGVGIGIAVDEHAAASAQVDRKLFSALLVKLQAQMEEDQELIKKVVQEIQDAFNVVSQMVAAAGASRLQIAANLVRVTA is encoded by the coding sequence ATGAACCAGATTGCCAGCGTCGGCTCGCCTTTCACGCCGGGAGCAGCGTCGCTGTCGCCCCTCCCCGGCACGGCAGAGCCCTTGGCCGCCGGTGTACACGCCCTCGACAGCGCCGAATTGCTTGGCAACCAGGCCAAGGCCGGCCAGGGCGGCGCAGCAGCAGCAGCAGCAGCAGCGTCGGCGGCGCTGATCTCCAATGCCAATGGCGCGCCCAGCATCGGCAATATCGCCATCAATTTCTCGGCCGAAGACCTGTCGGCGGCACTGCTGGTGCTGCAGGGCGAGACCCAGGACGCCCAGTTGCGCACCGCCAAGGAGGGGCTGGGCGTGACGCGGCTGAAGATGGAGGAGAACCACAAGAAGTCGCAGGAGAAGATCGACACGTGGATCAAGAAAGGCGAAAGCGCGGCCGCCAAGGGCAAGCTGGGCGGCATTTTCAGCTGGATCGGCAAGCTTGCCTCCTTTCTCGCCACGGCCATTGCCACGGTGGCGCTGGCCGTTGCCACGCCGTTCACCGCCGGCGCGACCGCGCCGCTGCTGGCGCTGGCCATCGTCGGCCTGGTCGGCTCCACCATGAGCCTGGCCTCGTCGATCAGCCAGGCCGCAGGCGGGCCGCCGCTGGAGATCAGCACCCTCATGACCAAGGCCTGCTCGGTATTCCTCAAGGCCGTGGGCGTGCCCGAGGAAAAGCTCGAGGCCGCGAGCCGCGTCATGGCCGGTGCGCTGGGCTTTATGACCGGCGCGATGCTGGCCGATCCGCAACTGCTGGGCGGCATGGTCTCCTCCGTCGCCCAGTTGACCATCACCGACCAGAACAAGGCGGCCATCGTCGGCCTGGTCTTATCGACGCTGGCCTGCGTCGCGTTGTCGGTCGTCACCAGCCTGGCCACGGGCGGCGCGGGCGCGGGCAAATCCATTGCCGACATCACCAAGAGCATTCCCCAATTGGCCCAGGTCGCCCAGCACGTGGCCGGCGCGACATCGAGCCTGAGTTCGATGGCGGCCGCCGGCGTGGGCATCGGCATAGCCGTCGACGAACACGCCGCTGCATCGGCACAGGTCGACAGAAAGCTGTTTTCCGCGCTGCTGGTCAAGCTGCAGGCGCAGATGGAAGAAGACCAGGAGCTGATCAAGAAAGTCGTCCAGGAAATCCAGGACGCATTCAACGTGGTCTCCCAGATGGTCGCGGCCGCGGGAGCAAGCCGCCTGCAGATTGCCGCCAACCTTGTCCGCGTCACAGCCTGA
- the sctB gene encoding type III secretion system translocon subunit SctB: MSNIDSSIRQAAYQPGLAEEAALAARGKKTAQAGTSLANVAHSQAEAARTLASVDAFKTTGMQRATVGAASVAAQGQLRSDLAAAEAHQSVDIYAIMGLIQKSAQEMRNVNREIRAGELDAQVGEFLSAADDMQEAATFRLAAGIVQGSVQMLAAGAQAVGSIRAAQKSAQAMNPQSQAAQLKDSAQKMNDSAAKFTTEAQDLRTQAGVAKSRTTVQNLQAKAQAAEGKADYLRTNARSMDKMVADKQAQVDGFNESARSLSSNGDTAGKLLGGLGEIATSGLKFAADSADASARRHEARAKLHESASAGANEMMQQMMDVIHDVKDKLDSIDQSRIETTRDIARNI; this comes from the coding sequence ATGTCCAACATCGACTCGTCCATTCGCCAGGCGGCCTACCAGCCCGGATTGGCTGAGGAAGCCGCGCTGGCGGCCCGCGGCAAGAAGACGGCGCAAGCTGGCACGAGCCTGGCAAACGTGGCCCATTCCCAGGCCGAGGCAGCGCGCACGCTGGCGTCGGTTGACGCCTTCAAGACCACCGGCATGCAGCGGGCTACGGTCGGTGCGGCCTCAGTGGCCGCACAGGGGCAGTTGCGCAGCGATCTGGCGGCTGCCGAGGCCCATCAGTCGGTCGACATCTACGCCATCATGGGCCTGATACAGAAGTCGGCGCAGGAGATGCGCAATGTCAACCGAGAGATACGCGCCGGTGAACTCGATGCCCAGGTCGGCGAGTTTCTGAGTGCGGCCGACGACATGCAGGAAGCTGCCACCTTCCGCCTCGCCGCAGGCATAGTCCAGGGCTCGGTGCAGATGCTCGCGGCGGGTGCGCAGGCCGTTGGCAGCATACGCGCCGCGCAGAAATCGGCGCAGGCCATGAATCCGCAAAGCCAAGCCGCGCAGCTCAAGGACAGCGCCCAGAAGATGAACGACAGCGCCGCGAAATTCACCACCGAGGCCCAAGACCTGCGCACCCAGGCCGGCGTCGCCAAGAGTCGCACCACAGTGCAAAACCTGCAAGCCAAAGCGCAGGCGGCGGAGGGCAAGGCCGACTACCTGCGCACCAATGCGCGCTCCATGGACAAGATGGTGGCCGACAAGCAGGCGCAGGTGGACGGGTTCAATGAGAGCGCGCGCAGTCTCAGCAGCAACGGGGACACGGCCGGCAAGCTCCTGGGCGGCCTGGGCGAGATCGCCACGTCAGGTTTGAAATTCGCCGCCGACTCCGCCGATGCCAGCGCCCGGCGCCATGAGGCACGCGCCAAGCTGCATGAATCGGCTTCGGCGGGCGCCAATGAAATGATGCAGCAGATGATGGACGTGATTCACGATGTCAAGGACAAGCTGGACTCCATCGACCAGTCGCGCATTGAAACCACCCGCGACATCGCCCGCAATATCTGA
- a CDS encoding EscI/YscI/HrpB family type III secretion system inner rod protein, whose protein sequence is MEIITGPVSAPPQRLAASVTAPPDAAATERFSTLMAPSAAESPGAVAQSIPAVDVQALEPAAAKAPANLGDRILSGTQNMSDEFRSSWARVYEILRAQNPELSMQDMFKLQLHLTQMSVQYDMFGKAVSRATQNFDQLVRVQ, encoded by the coding sequence ATGGAAATCATCACCGGCCCTGTTTCCGCCCCGCCGCAACGCCTGGCGGCCAGCGTCACCGCCCCTCCTGATGCTGCGGCAACGGAGCGCTTCTCGACGCTGATGGCGCCCTCCGCGGCCGAGTCACCGGGGGCAGTTGCGCAGAGCATCCCCGCGGTGGACGTGCAGGCCCTGGAGCCTGCTGCCGCCAAAGCCCCGGCCAATCTCGGCGACCGCATCCTCAGCGGCACGCAGAACATGTCCGATGAATTCCGCAGCAGCTGGGCACGGGTGTACGAGATCCTGCGTGCCCAGAACCCGGAACTCAGCATGCAGGACATGTTCAAGCTGCAACTGCATCTGACCCAGATGTCGGTGCAATACGACATGTTCGGCAAGGCCGTGAGCCGGGCCACCCAGAACTTCGACCAACTGGTACGCGTGCAATGA
- the sctJ gene encoding type III secretion system inner membrane ring lipoprotein SctJ: MKLRLNTPQWLMCWLQAGVLGSCLLLAACGGRVDLMGSIAEEEANEVLAALIKASIPTEKVPGKEGMVGVRVAAGDVGRALEVLRDNGLPRERFAGMGQVFKKEGLISSPLEERARYIYALSQELSNTLSKIDGVLAARVHVVLPERGTAGETGVASTAAVFIKHQDGYNLEIIQPQIRRLVTNSIPSLTADRVSVVFVASQARPGAAPSTAAQASVWGFAVPPQSASGLALLVWSLAGLAALSLAALGYGGWRYRQRFLEAAAP, encoded by the coding sequence ATGAAGCTTCGATTGAATACGCCGCAATGGCTGATGTGCTGGCTGCAAGCAGGCGTTCTGGGCAGTTGCCTGCTGCTGGCCGCGTGCGGCGGCCGGGTGGACCTGATGGGATCGATTGCCGAGGAGGAGGCCAACGAGGTGCTGGCAGCCCTGATCAAGGCCTCGATCCCGACCGAAAAAGTCCCGGGCAAGGAGGGCATGGTGGGCGTGCGCGTCGCCGCCGGCGATGTCGGCCGCGCGCTGGAGGTGCTGCGCGACAACGGCCTGCCGCGCGAGCGCTTTGCCGGCATGGGCCAGGTGTTCAAGAAGGAGGGGCTGATCTCCTCGCCGCTCGAGGAGCGTGCGCGCTACATCTATGCACTGTCGCAGGAACTGTCGAACACGCTGTCGAAGATCGACGGGGTGCTGGCGGCGCGCGTGCATGTGGTGCTGCCCGAGCGCGGCACGGCCGGCGAGACCGGCGTGGCATCGACGGCCGCGGTGTTCATCAAGCACCAGGACGGCTACAACCTCGAGATCATCCAGCCGCAGATCCGGCGCCTGGTCACCAACAGCATTCCCAGCCTGACCGCCGACCGCGTATCGGTGGTGTTCGTCGCCTCGCAGGCCCGTCCCGGCGCGGCGCCCAGCACGGCTGCTCAGGCCTCGGTCTGGGGCTTCGCGGTGCCGCCGCAGTCGGCCTCGGGCCTGGCGCTGCTGGTCTGGTCGCTGGCCGGCCTTGCCGCGCTGTCCCTCGCCGCGCTGGGCTATGGCGGCTGGCGCTATCGCCAACGCTTCCTGGAAGCCGCCGCCCCGTGA
- a CDS encoding HrpE/YscL family type III secretion apparatus protein, with translation MAFLLSRDPLTPQRTLAARMAPGTRVVTAAQMAAWSEAEGLIAAARAQADAIVEEARAAYQRECERGHADGLADAQMAQAEKMIETVGRTVDYFAQVEADMVALVMGAVRKIIENYDDAERVLIVVGNALSVVRNQKQMTLRLHPQQVEVVRARVNDLLLSYPGVGYLDIVADGRLGLHACILESEIGLVEASIDGQIQALERAFQKVLGSRV, from the coding sequence ATGGCTTTCCTACTTTCCCGCGATCCACTGACGCCGCAGCGTACGCTGGCGGCCCGCATGGCGCCCGGCACCCGGGTCGTGACGGCCGCGCAGATGGCGGCTTGGTCCGAGGCCGAGGGCCTGATCGCCGCCGCCCGCGCGCAGGCCGATGCCATCGTCGAAGAAGCCAGGGCCGCCTACCAGCGCGAATGCGAGCGCGGCCATGCCGACGGGCTGGCCGATGCGCAGATGGCGCAGGCCGAGAAGATGATTGAAACCGTGGGCCGCACGGTCGACTACTTCGCCCAGGTCGAAGCCGACATGGTGGCGCTGGTGATGGGCGCGGTGCGCAAGATCATCGAGAACTACGATGATGCCGAGCGCGTGCTGATCGTGGTCGGGAACGCGCTGTCGGTGGTGCGCAATCAGAAGCAGATGACGCTGCGCCTGCACCCGCAGCAGGTCGAGGTGGTGCGCGCGCGCGTCAACGACCTGTTGCTGTCGTATCCGGGCGTGGGCTACCTGGATATCGTGGCCGACGGCCGGCTGGGACTGCACGCCTGCATCCTGGAAAGCGAGATCGGCCTGGTCGAGGCCAGCATCGACGGCCAGATCCAGGCGCTGGAGAGAGCCTTCCAGAAAGTGCTGGGCAGCCGCGTATGA
- the sctN gene encoding type III secretion system ATPase SctN yields the protein MRQFDYIAEMMQLALDDAPMLQIKGRVTQVVGTIIRAVVPTVKVGEVCVLRNPGEDFEMKAEVVGFARDAALLTPIGDMYGISAATEVIPTGRAHLVPVGFGLLGRVLDGLGRPLDEAERGPLEASKFYPVFAEAPDPLKRRIINQPLELGVRALDSVLTCGEGQRMGIFAAAGGGKSTLMGMLVKGADVDVTVVALIGERGREVREFLEHELGEEGRKKSVIVCATSDKSSMERAKAAYVATAIAEYFRDQGKKVLFLMDSVTRFARAQREIGLAAGEPPTRRGYPPSVFATLPKLMERVGMNDKGSITALYTVLVEGDDMTEPIADETRSILDGHIVLSRKLAASNHYPAIDVLASASRVMNAVVTPEHKRMAGRLRELMAKYEEVDLLVKIGEYKRGGDPTTDEAIDKIEAIRAFLRQRTTDLSRLDETLQALEQLLGGRR from the coding sequence CTGCGCCAGTTCGACTACATCGCCGAGATGATGCAGCTCGCGCTCGACGACGCGCCGATGCTGCAGATCAAGGGCCGCGTCACCCAGGTGGTCGGCACCATCATCCGCGCCGTCGTGCCGACGGTCAAGGTCGGCGAGGTCTGCGTGCTGCGCAACCCCGGCGAGGACTTCGAGATGAAGGCCGAGGTCGTGGGCTTTGCGCGCGATGCCGCGCTGCTCACGCCGATCGGCGACATGTACGGCATCTCGGCCGCCACCGAGGTGATTCCCACCGGCCGCGCGCATCTGGTGCCCGTGGGCTTCGGCCTGCTGGGCCGGGTGCTCGACGGCCTGGGCCGCCCGCTGGACGAGGCCGAGCGCGGCCCGCTCGAAGCCAGCAAGTTCTACCCGGTGTTCGCCGAGGCGCCCGATCCGCTCAAGCGGCGCATCATCAACCAGCCGCTGGAGCTGGGCGTGCGCGCGCTGGACTCGGTGCTGACCTGCGGCGAAGGCCAGCGCATGGGCATCTTCGCGGCCGCGGGCGGCGGCAAGTCGACGCTGATGGGCATGCTGGTCAAGGGCGCCGACGTCGACGTGACCGTGGTGGCGCTGATCGGCGAGCGCGGGCGCGAGGTGCGCGAATTCCTCGAGCATGAACTGGGCGAGGAAGGCCGCAAGAAAAGCGTGATCGTCTGCGCCACCAGCGACAAGTCGTCGATGGAGCGTGCCAAGGCCGCCTATGTCGCCACGGCCATTGCCGAGTACTTCCGCGACCAGGGCAAGAAGGTGCTGTTCCTGATGGATTCGGTCACGCGCTTCGCGCGCGCGCAGCGCGAGATCGGCCTGGCCGCGGGCGAGCCGCCGACGCGCCGCGGCTACCCGCCCTCGGTGTTCGCCACGCTGCCCAAGCTGATGGAGCGCGTGGGCATGAACGACAAGGGCTCGATCACCGCGCTCTACACGGTGCTGGTCGAGGGCGACGACATGACCGAACCGATCGCCGATGAGACGCGCTCGATTCTCGACGGCCACATCGTGCTGTCGCGCAAGCTCGCCGCCTCCAACCACTATCCGGCCATCGACGTGCTGGCCTCGGCCTCGCGCGTCATGAACGCCGTGGTCACGCCCGAGCACAAGCGCATGGCGGGACGGCTGCGCGAGCTCATGGCCAAGTACGAGGAAGTCGACCTGCTGGTCAAGATCGGCGAATACAAGCGCGGCGGCGATCCCACCACCGACGAGGCCATCGACAAGATCGAAGCCATCCGCGCCTTCTTGCGCCAGCGCACCACCGACCTCTCGCGCCTCGATGAGACGCTGCAGGCCCTGGAGCAACTGCTCGGAGGCCGGCGATGA
- the sctO gene encoding type III secretion system stalk subunit SctO, producing the protein MKMLRDLLAIKRFREGQAETAMRQQRQAWLEAQAERQAAEELLARLLADGVLAEQRLYEDLCSRLVRLRDIDNVHQSVAALRQREQQQQDALEAAQQALDTAQQALDQARRMHKEAARQTSKFVDLASSFAALDALESERREDLEMEEAASVVREREDWHADDAGHT; encoded by the coding sequence ATGAAAATGCTGCGCGACCTGCTGGCCATCAAGCGCTTTCGCGAAGGCCAGGCCGAAACCGCCATGCGCCAGCAGCGCCAGGCCTGGCTCGAGGCGCAGGCCGAGCGCCAGGCAGCCGAGGAGCTGCTGGCCCGGCTGCTGGCCGACGGCGTGCTGGCCGAGCAGCGGCTCTACGAGGACCTGTGCTCGCGCCTGGTGCGGCTGCGCGATATCGACAACGTGCATCAGTCCGTGGCCGCGCTGCGCCAGCGCGAGCAGCAGCAGCAGGATGCGCTCGAAGCCGCGCAGCAGGCGCTCGATACCGCGCAGCAGGCGCTGGACCAGGCGCGCAGGATGCACAAGGAGGCAGCGCGCCAGACCTCCAAGTTCGTCGACCTGGCAAGCTCGTTCGCGGCGCTGGATGCGCTGGAATCCGAGCGCCGCGAAGACCTGGAAATGGAAGAAGCCGCGAGCGTGGTGCGCGAGCGCGAGGACTGGCATGCAGACGACGCAGGACACACCTGA
- the sctQ gene encoding type III secretion system cytoplasmic ring protein SctQ, whose product MSSSPASPSPWAPLALSRNEAQAYTALAQRALALPLHCAGGDWQGRLHPVIAPAWPAAAPGDTFASIEWAGALLQLQLPAAAAQQLLSALLDGAALPEMPADMQAATFEAALGELLARLEALGRGAPRIVATTIGQAPAALPHAFAWRLDAATGMQALAGMLRTDGLGLLLLAGLVAGLPAQDGALASDALQVQLHLDIGYARLEARELQQLAPGDVLLMERSFLAGERVLWLQAPGAGGLHVQLPPPDAAPHAPFLTVVQSWTHAMPDLDTPLQDAADLLAIPVRLSFDLGEITLTLAELRALQPGQAIRLGHPVAGAVRIRANGALVGEGELVEIDGHLGVALRRLAPPSRGPADGRPADGRPADEPAEAAEEE is encoded by the coding sequence ATGTCCTCCTCTCCTGCCTCCCCTTCCCCCTGGGCCCCGCTCGCGCTGTCGCGCAACGAGGCGCAGGCATACACCGCGCTGGCCCAGCGCGCGCTGGCCTTGCCGCTGCACTGCGCCGGCGGCGACTGGCAGGGGCGCCTGCACCCGGTCATCGCGCCGGCTTGGCCCGCTGCGGCCCCCGGCGACACCTTTGCCAGCATCGAATGGGCGGGCGCGCTGCTGCAGCTGCAGCTGCCCGCGGCGGCGGCGCAGCAATTGCTGTCGGCGCTGCTCGATGGCGCGGCCCTGCCGGAAATGCCCGCCGACATGCAGGCCGCGACGTTCGAAGCCGCACTGGGCGAGCTGCTCGCACGGCTCGAAGCACTGGGGCGCGGCGCGCCGCGCATCGTCGCCACCACCATCGGCCAGGCGCCCGCGGCACTGCCGCATGCGTTCGCCTGGCGGCTCGATGCCGCGACCGGAATGCAGGCCCTGGCCGGCATGCTGCGCACCGACGGCCTGGGCCTGCTGCTGCTGGCCGGACTGGTGGCAGGCCTGCCTGCACAGGACGGCGCGCTGGCCAGCGACGCCCTCCAGGTGCAGCTGCACCTCGACATCGGTTACGCCCGCCTCGAAGCGCGCGAACTCCAGCAGCTCGCGCCCGGCGACGTGCTGCTCATGGAACGCAGCTTCCTGGCGGGCGAACGCGTGCTGTGGCTGCAGGCCCCGGGTGCCGGCGGACTGCATGTGCAGCTGCCGCCGCCGGACGCCGCACCCCATGCCCCTTTCCTCACCGTCGTCCAATCCTGGACCCATGCCATGCCCGACCTCGACACTCCGCTGCAAGACGCTGCAGACCTGCTTGCCATCCCGGTGCGCCTGTCCTTCGACCTGGGCGAGATCACGCTGACGCTGGCCGAACTGCGCGCGCTCCAGCCCGGCCAGGCCATCCGCCTGGGCCATCCCGTGGCCGGCGCGGTGCGCATCCGAGCCAACGGCGCGCTGGTCGGCGAAGGCGAGCTGGTGGAAATCGACGGCCACCTGGGCGTGGCGCTGCGCCGGCTCGCGCCCCCAAGCCGCGGCCCCGCGGATGGCCGCCCCGCCGATGGCCGCCCCGCGGATGAGCCCGCCGAGGCGGCGGAAGAAGAATGA
- the sctR gene encoding type III secretion system export apparatus subunit SctR has protein sequence MTSFDPITLAVVLALMALMPTLVVVTTSFLKIAVVMSLLRNALGVQQMPPNLALYGMALILSVYVMAPVGMHMFDRVTAQPDALKSIPALVGGVRDGAEPLREFMLKNSRTEQRDFFVRTAQRMWGPRLSEGMSERDFIVLMPAFVVSELTAAFQIGFLIYLPFVVIDLIVSNILLAMGMMMVSPVTISLPLKLFLFVMVDGWSRLIQGLVLTYA, from the coding sequence ATGACCAGCTTCGATCCGATCACGCTGGCCGTCGTACTGGCGCTGATGGCGCTGATGCCGACGCTGGTGGTGGTCACGACCTCATTCCTCAAGATCGCCGTGGTGATGTCCCTGCTGCGCAACGCGCTGGGCGTGCAGCAGATGCCGCCCAATCTGGCGCTGTACGGCATGGCGCTGATCCTGTCGGTCTATGTGATGGCACCGGTCGGCATGCACATGTTCGACCGCGTCACGGCCCAGCCCGACGCGCTCAAGAGCATTCCCGCCCTGGTGGGCGGGGTGCGCGACGGCGCCGAGCCGCTGCGTGAATTCATGCTCAAGAACAGCCGTACCGAGCAGCGCGATTTCTTCGTGCGCACGGCGCAGCGCATGTGGGGCCCGCGCCTGTCCGAAGGCATGAGCGAGCGCGACTTCATCGTGCTGATGCCGGCGTTCGTGGTCTCCGAGCTCACGGCGGCGTTTCAGATCGGCTTTCTCATCTACCTGCCCTTCGTCGTCATCGACCTGATCGTCTCCAACATCCTGCTGGCCATGGGGATGATGATGGTCTCGCCGGTCACGATCTCGCTGCCGCTCAAGCTGTTCCTGTTCGTGATGGTCGACGGCTGGTCGCGCCTGATCCAGGGGCTGGTGCTGACCTATGCCTGA
- the sctS gene encoding type III secretion system export apparatus subunit SctS, with amino-acid sequence MQTVDVVSYFTQALYLVLWLSLPPIIVGSVVGTLFSLFQALTQIQEQTLSFGIKLVAVSLTILLTARWIGGEMFNFTVQIFDALPALGH; translated from the coding sequence ATGCAAACCGTCGATGTTGTCTCCTACTTCACGCAGGCGCTGTACCTGGTGCTCTGGCTGTCGCTGCCGCCGATCATCGTCGGCTCCGTCGTCGGCACGCTGTTCTCGCTGTTCCAGGCGCTGACCCAGATCCAGGAGCAGACGCTGTCCTTCGGCATCAAGCTGGTTGCCGTGTCCCTGACGATCCTGCTCACGGCGCGCTGGATCGGCGGCGAGATGTTCAATTTCACCGTGCAGATCTTCGACGCACTGCCGGCGCTGGGCCACTGA
- the sctT gene encoding type III secretion system export apparatus subunit SctT: MELPVTYEQATSFIKALALTQPRMLAMFIALPLFNAQLIPGMLRFAVAGALGLVMVPALAPMVTAAALDLSPAALVLLMVKEAFIGFVIGYLAAIPFWIFEAVGFLVDNQRGASIAATLNPLTGNDSSPLGILFNQAFIVFFLISGGFSLLLGTLYDSFALWSVLQWRPELQPESVPLLLGQLDRLVRMALLLAAPALVAMFLAEFGLALVSRFAPQLQVFFMAMPIKSALAMLVLMLYAASLFEYGAEHVLSVGQILPWLRSQWGPGG; this comes from the coding sequence ATGGAGCTGCCGGTTACCTATGAGCAGGCCACGTCTTTCATCAAGGCACTGGCCCTCACCCAACCGCGAATGCTCGCCATGTTCATTGCCCTGCCGCTGTTCAACGCCCAGCTCATTCCCGGAATGCTGCGCTTTGCCGTGGCAGGCGCTCTGGGGCTGGTGATGGTGCCGGCGCTGGCCCCCATGGTCACGGCTGCGGCCCTCGACCTGTCGCCGGCCGCGCTGGTGCTGCTGATGGTCAAGGAGGCTTTCATCGGCTTCGTGATCGGCTACCTCGCGGCCATTCCATTCTGGATTTTCGAAGCCGTCGGATTTCTCGTCGACAACCAGCGCGGCGCGAGCATCGCCGCCACGCTCAATCCGCTGACAGGCAATGATTCATCGCCGCTGGGCATCCTGTTCAACCAGGCCTTCATTGTCTTTTTCCTGATCAGCGGCGGCTTCTCGCTGCTGCTGGGCACGCTCTACGACAGCTTCGCGCTATGGAGCGTGCTGCAATGGCGGCCCGAGCTGCAGCCCGAGTCCGTGCCGCTGCTGCTGGGACAGCTCGACCGCCTGGTGCGCATGGCGCTGCTGCTGGCCGCGCCGGCGCTGGTGGCGATGTTCCTGGCCGAGTTCGGCCTGGCGCTGGTGAGCCGCTTTGCACCGCAGCTGCAGGTGTTCTTCATGGCCATGCCGATCAAGAGCGCGCTGGCCATGCTGGTGCTGATGCTCTATGCGGCGTCGCTGTTCGAGTACGGCGCCGAGCATGTGCTGTCCGTGGGGCAGATCCTGCCGTGGCTGCGCAGCCAGTGGGGGCCCGGCGGATGA
- the sctU gene encoding type III secretion system export apparatus subunit SctU, whose amino-acid sequence MSEKTEQPTSKRLRDSRKKGDVAYSKDFTQTLLILAIFGYLLGNSGRIVESLAQMILLPGTLLRLEFHDAANTLVTEVLSTAAWTVLPFLGIVLGVGIFADAMQVGLLFAFEKLKPSGKKLNVLANAKNMFSKKNLVEFLKSFLKIAILSSLLATLIRDAMPILTSIPQAGLPGLGQVIATLLKTMLIHIGLAYSVIALADFVWQRFNYRKGLMMSKDEVKQEYKQMEGDPHIKHQRKQLHQEMQQQGAVQSARSATVVVTNPTHLAVALRYDEDETPLPLILAMGEGALAQRMKEAAREAGVPVMQNIPLARALTAQGEAGQFIPSELVEPVAEVLRLLQQFDPPQP is encoded by the coding sequence ATGAGCGAAAAGACCGAACAGCCGACTTCCAAGCGCTTGCGCGACTCGCGCAAGAAGGGCGATGTGGCCTACAGCAAGGACTTCACCCAGACGCTGCTGATCCTGGCGATCTTTGGCTACCTGCTCGGCAACAGCGGCCGGATCGTCGAGAGCCTGGCACAGATGATCCTGCTGCCCGGCACGCTGCTGCGGCTGGAATTCCATGACGCGGCCAACACCCTGGTGACCGAAGTGCTGAGCACCGCCGCCTGGACCGTGCTGCCCTTCCTGGGCATCGTGCTGGGCGTGGGCATCTTCGCCGATGCCATGCAGGTCGGCCTGCTGTTCGCGTTCGAGAAGCTCAAGCCTTCGGGCAAGAAGCTCAATGTGCTGGCCAACGCCAAGAACATGTTCTCGAAGAAGAACCTGGTGGAGTTCCTCAAGTCCTTCCTGAAGATCGCCATCCTGTCGAGCCTGCTGGCCACGCTGATCCGCGACGCCATGCCGATCCTGACCAGCATTCCCCAGGCCGGCCTGCCCGGGCTCGGGCAGGTCATCGCCACGCTGCTCAAGACCATGCTGATCCACATCGGCCTGGCCTACAGCGTGATCGCGCTGGCCGACTTTGTCTGGCAGCGCTTCAACTACCGCAAGGGACTGATGATGTCCAAGGACGAGGTCAAGCAGGAGTACAAGCAGATGGAGGGCGACCCACACATCAAGCACCAGCGCAAGCAGCTGCACCAGGAGATGCAGCAGCAGGGGGCGGTGCAGAGCGCGCGCAGCGCCACCGTGGTGGTGACCAACCCGACCCATCTGGCCGTGGCCCTGCGTTACGACGAAGACGAAACACCGCTGCCGCTGATCCTGGCCATGGGCGAAGGCGCGCTGGCCCAGCGCATGAAGGAGGCGGCACGCGAGGCCGGCGTGCCGGTCATGCAGAACATCCCGCTGGCCCGGGCGCTCACGGCCCAGGGCGAAGCCGGCCAATTCATTCCCTCCGAACTGGTCGAGCCCGTGGCCGAAGTGCTTCGGTTGCTGCAGCAGTTCGACCCTCCCCAGCCCTGA